In a genomic window of Streptococcus oralis:
- a CDS encoding SDR family NAD(P)-dependent oxidoreductase: MRTIIITGASGGLAQEMVKLLPNDQLILLGRNKEKLAQLYGNHPHVELIEIDITDDSALEALVADLYLRYGKIDVLINNAGYGIFEDFDRIPDQNIHKMFEVNTFALMNLSRRLAARMKENRKGHIINIVSMAGLIATSKSSLYSATKFAAIGFSNALRLELMTYGIYVTTVNPGPIRTGFFDQADPDGSYLKSVDRFLLEPDAVARKIVKIIGKNKRELNLPVLLNLAHKFYTLFPKLADKLAGGIFNYK, encoded by the coding sequence ATGCGCACCATCATCATCACTGGAGCAAGCGGTGGCTTAGCCCAAGAAATGGTCAAACTCTTGCCAAATGACCAACTCATCTTGCTAGGTAGAAACAAGGAAAAACTAGCCCAACTATATGGAAATCATCCTCATGTGGAATTAATTGAAATCGATATTACTGATGACTCAGCCCTAGAAGCTCTGGTAGCTGACCTCTATCTCCGTTACGGCAAGATTGATGTCTTGATTAACAATGCTGGATATGGAATTTTTGAAGATTTCGACCGGATCCCTGATCAAAACATTCACAAGATGTTTGAGGTCAATACCTTTGCCCTGATGAACCTTTCTCGTCGCCTTGCGGCGCGAATGAAGGAGAACCGAAAAGGGCATATCATCAACATCGTCAGCATGGCAGGTTTGATAGCGACTAGCAAGTCCAGTCTTTACTCAGCGACCAAGTTTGCGGCTATTGGATTTTCAAACGCTTTGCGCCTCGAACTGATGACCTATGGTATTTATGTAACAACAGTCAATCCAGGACCAATCCGAACAGGATTTTTTGACCAGGCTGACCCAGATGGGAGCTACCTCAAGTCGGTTGACCGATTTCTCTTAGAACCAGATGCAGTCGCTAGAAAGATTGTCAAAATCATAGGAAAAAACAAACGGGAACTCAATCTCCCAGTTTTGTTGAACCTAGCCCATAAGTTTTATACCCTTTTTCCCAAGCTGGCCGATAAGTTGGCAGGGGGAATCTTTAATTATAAGTAG
- a CDS encoding sugar-binding domain-containing protein, with amino-acid sequence MEKGFWNRKRVYSIRKFAVGACSVMIGTCAVLFGGSVIGESPVFADETPITHTVEQAKEESPAVEEKENQAVAEHKDAASVDQSQATPIEASKPEVKEEEPVAPKEEKASLKPEETAPKVESQASSQEKPVKEDLKAATNEEVNQMIEDRKVNFNQNWHFKLNANPKEAVKSDADVSTWQKLDLPHDWSIFNDFDHQSPAQNEGGQLNGGEAWYRKTFKLDEKDLKKNVRLTFDGVYMDSQVFVNGQLVGHYPNGYNQFSYDITKYLHKDGRENVIAVHAINKQPSSRWYSGSGIYRDVTLQMTDKVHVEKNGTTILTPKLEQQQHGKVETHVTSKIVNTDDKDHELVAEYQIVERGGQAVTGLVRTASRTLKAHESTSLDAILEVEQPKLWTVLNDKPALYELITRVYRDGQLVDAKKDLFGYRYYHWTPNEGFS; translated from the coding sequence ATGGAAAAAGGCTTTTGGAATCGTAAAAGAGTCTACAGTATTCGGAAGTTTGCTGTAGGAGCTTGCTCTGTCATGATTGGAACCTGTGCGGTTCTATTTGGAGGAAGTGTCATTGGAGAATCACCAGTTTTCGCAGATGAAACTCCGATTACTCACACTGTGGAACAAGCAAAAGAGGAAAGTCCGGCAGTGGAGGAAAAAGAAAATCAAGCTGTAGCAGAGCACAAGGATGCTGCAAGTGTCGATCAAAGTCAAGCCACTCCAATTGAAGCAAGCAAACCAGAGGTGAAAGAAGAGGAACCTGTAGCTCCAAAAGAGGAGAAAGCATCTCTAAAGCCTGAAGAAACAGCTCCAAAGGTAGAATCTCAAGCTTCAAGTCAAGAAAAGCCTGTCAAGGAAGATTTGAAAGCTGCGACAAATGAAGAAGTGAATCAAATGATTGAAGATAGAAAAGTGAATTTTAATCAAAATTGGCACTTTAAACTCAATGCGAATCCTAAAGAAGCTGTGAAATCAGATGCAGATGTATCAACATGGCAAAAATTGGATCTCCCACACGACTGGAGTATCTTTAACGATTTTGACCATCAGTCACCTGCCCAAAACGAAGGTGGACAGCTCAATGGTGGTGAAGCTTGGTATCGTAAGACTTTTAAACTTGATGAAAAAGATCTCAAGAAGAATGTTCGTTTGACCTTTGATGGTGTCTACATGGATTCTCAAGTCTTTGTCAATGGCCAGTTAGTGGGACATTATCCAAACGGTTATAACCAGTTCTCATACGATATTACCAAATACCTCCACAAAGATGGTCGTGAGAATGTGATTGCTGTCCATGCAATTAACAAACAACCAAGTAGCCGTTGGTATTCAGGTAGCGGTATCTACCGTGATGTGACCTTGCAAATGACAGATAAGGTTCATGTTGAGAAAAATGGTACAACCATCTTAACACCAAAGCTAGAACAACAGCAACATGGCAAGGTTGAAACGCATGTGACCAGCAAAATCGTTAATACAGACGATAAAGACCATGAACTTGTAGCAGAGTATCAAATCGTTGAACGTGGTGGTCAGGCTGTAACGGGTTTGGTTCGTACAGCGAGTCGTACCTTGAAAGCACATGAATCAACAAGTCTTGATGCGATTTTAGAAGTTGAACAACCAAAACTCTGGACAGTTTTAAATGACAAACCAGCCTTGTACGAATTGATTACGCGTGTTTACCGTGATGGTCAATTGGTGGATGCTAAGAAGGATCTGTTTGGTTACCGTTACTATCATTGGACTCCAAATGAAGGTTTCTCTTGA
- a CDS encoding glycoside hydrolase family 2 TIM barrel-domain containing protein, with the protein MVERDKNNPAVFMWSIGNEIGEADGKAHSLATVKRLVKVIKDVDTTRYVTMGADKFRFGDGSGDHEKIANELDAVGFNYSEDNYKKLRAKHPNWLIYGSETSSATRTRGSYYRPEQELKHSNGPERHYEQSDYGNDRVGWGKTATDSWTFDRDNAGYAGQFIWTGTDYIGEPTPWHNQNQTPVKSSYFGIVDTAGIPKHDFYLYQSQWVSAKKKTMVHLLPHWNWENRELASKVEDSDGKSQFELTQTLQV; encoded by the coding sequence ATGGTCGAAAGAGATAAAAACAACCCAGCTGTCTTCATGTGGTCTATAGGGAATGAAATCGGTGAAGCAGATGGAAAGGCTCACTCTCTTGCAACGGTTAAACGCTTAGTAAAAGTGATTAAAGATGTTGATACTACACGTTATGTTACCATGGGAGCAGATAAGTTCCGCTTTGGTGATGGTAGCGGTGATCATGAGAAAATTGCTAATGAACTGGATGCAGTTGGTTTCAACTATTCAGAAGACAACTACAAGAAACTTCGTGCGAAACATCCAAACTGGTTGATTTATGGTTCTGAAACATCTTCAGCTACCCGTACACGTGGAAGTTACTATCGCCCTGAACAGGAATTGAAACATAGTAACGGACCTGAGCGCCATTACGAACAGTCTGACTATGGTAATGACCGAGTTGGCTGGGGTAAAACGGCAACAGATTCATGGACCTTTGACCGTGACAACGCTGGCTATGCTGGACAGTTTATCTGGACAGGTACGGACTATATCGGTGAACCTACACCATGGCACAACCAAAACCAAACTCCCGTTAAGAGCTCTTACTTTGGTATCGTAGATACAGCAGGTATTCCAAAACATGACTTTTATCTCTACCAAAGCCAATGGGTTTCTGCCAAGAAGAAAACGATGGTACACCTTCTTCCTCACTGGAACTGGGAAAATAGAGAATTGGCATCGAAAGTTGAAGATTCAGACGGAAAATCCCAGTTCGAGCTTACTCAAACGCTGCAAGTGTAG
- a CDS encoding DUF4982 domain-containing protein: MFLNGQSLGVKKFNKKQTSDGRTYQEGANAKELYLEWKVAYQPGTLEAVARDEAGKEIARDKITTAGQPAGVRLIKEEHAIAADGKDLTYIYYEIVDSEGNVVPTANNLVRFQLHGQGQLVGVDNGEQASRERYKAQPDGSWIRRAFNGKGVAIVKSTEQAGKFTLTAHSDLLKSGQVTVFTGKKEDQEKTVLGTEVPKVRTVIEKEPKMPKTVGFIYSDGSREKRPVTWSSVDVSQAGVVTVKGMADGREVEARVEILAIANELPTVKRVAPGTDLSAVDKYVSIAVTDGSVQEYEVDKWEISEADKAKLSVAGSRIQMTGQLGGETIHATLVVEEGNPAAPAVPTVTVGGESVTGLTTQNPMQYRTLAYGASLPEVVASAENADVTVVQASAANGMRASIYVQPKDGGPLQTYAIQFLEEAPKIDHLSLQVEQADGLKEDQTVKLSVLAHYQDGTQAVLPADKVAFSTSGEGEVAVRKGMLELHKPGTVSLKAEYEGLQVKSISRSRPILRKK, encoded by the coding sequence TTGTTCTTAAATGGTCAATCTCTTGGAGTTAAGAAGTTCAACAAGAAACAAACCAGTGATGGCCGCACTTACCAAGAAGGTGCCAATGCTAAGGAACTCTATCTTGAATGGAAGGTTGCGTACCAACCAGGTACTTTAGAAGCTGTAGCTCGCGATGAAGCTGGAAAAGAAATTGCACGTGACAAGATCACGACGGCAGGTCAACCAGCAGGTGTTCGTCTCATCAAGGAAGAACACGCAATCGCAGCAGATGGAAAAGACTTGACCTACATCTACTACGAAATCGTAGATAGTGAAGGAAATGTGGTACCAACTGCCAATAATTTGGTTCGTTTCCAATTGCATGGACAAGGTCAACTGGTTGGTGTTGATAATGGGGAACAAGCCAGCCGTGAACGCTACAAGGCACAACCTGATGGTTCTTGGATCCGCAGAGCCTTTAACGGTAAAGGGGTTGCCATTGTTAAATCAACTGAGCAAGCAGGTAAATTCACTCTAACAGCCCATTCAGATCTCTTGAAATCTGGTCAAGTAACGGTCTTTACTGGTAAAAAAGAAGACCAAGAAAAGACCGTTCTCGGAACAGAAGTACCAAAAGTACGTACTGTTATTGAGAAAGAGCCAAAAATGCCGAAGACAGTCGGTTTTATCTACAGTGATGGCAGTCGTGAAAAACGTCCAGTAACTTGGTCTTCAGTTGATGTGAGCCAAGCAGGAGTTGTGACTGTTAAAGGTATGGCAGACGGACGCGAAGTTGAGGCCCGTGTCGAAATTCTAGCAATCGCAAATGAGCTTCCAACTGTTAAGCGTGTTGCTCCAGGAACAGACTTGAGCGCTGTTGACAAATACGTTTCTATTGCTGTTACGGATGGAAGCGTACAAGAATACGAAGTTGATAAGTGGGAGATTTCGGAAGCAGATAAAGCTAAACTGTCAGTTGCAGGATCACGTATTCAAATGACTGGTCAACTGGGTGGTGAGACTATTCACGCTACCCTTGTGGTAGAAGAAGGTAATCCTGCGGCTCCTGCAGTACCAACTGTAACTGTTGGTGGCGAATCTGTCACTGGTCTTACTACTCAAAATCCAATGCAATATCGAACTCTTGCTTACGGTGCATCCTTGCCAGAAGTTGTAGCAAGTGCTGAAAATGCGGATGTTACTGTAGTCCAAGCAAGTGCAGCAAACGGCATGCGTGCAAGCATCTATGTTCAACCAAAAGATGGTGGACCTCTTCAAACATATGCAATTCAATTCCTTGAAGAAGCACCAAAAATTGACCACTTGAGCTTACAAGTAGAGCAAGCTGACGGTCTTAAAGAAGACCAAACAGTGAAATTGTCTGTCCTTGCACACTATCAAGACGGAACACAAGCAGTTTTACCAGCAGATAAAGTGGCCTTCTCTACAAGTGGTGAAGGGGAAGTCGCGGTTCGTAAAGGAATGCTTGAGTTGCATAAGCCAGGAACAGTCTCTCTCAAAGCAGAATATGAGGGGCTACAGGTCAAATCGATCTCACGATCCAGGCCAATACTGAGAAAAAAGTAG
- a CDS encoding Ig-like domain-containing protein translates to MTVEYDKGFPKAHKVTWQAIPKEKLDHYQTFEILGKVEGLDLEARAKVSVEGIVSVEEVSVTTPIAEAPQLPESVRTYDSNGHVSSAKVTWDAIRPDQYAKEGVFTVNGRLEGTQLTTKLHVRVSAQTEKGANISDQWTGSELPLAFASDSNPTDPVSNVNDKLISFNDRPANRWTNWNRTNPEASVGVLFGDSGILSKRSVDNLSVGFHEDHGVGVPKSYVIEYYVGKTVPTAPKNPSFVGEENHAFNDPANWKEVSNLKAPAQLKAGEMNHFSFDKVETYAVRIRMVRLDSKKGTSITEVQIFAKQVAAAKQGQTRIQVDGKDLANFNPDLTDYYLESVDGKVPAVTASVSNNGLATVVPSVREGEPVRVIAKAENGDILGEYRLHFTSNKDLLSRKPVVAVKQARLVQVGQPLELPTKVPVYFTGKDGYETKDLAVEWEEVPAENLTKAGQFTVRGRVLGSDLVAEFSVRVTDKLGEALSDNPDYDENSNQAFASATNDIDDSSHDRVDYINDRDHSENRRWTNWSSTPSSNPEVSAGVIFRENGKIVERTVAQAKLHFFADSGTDSPSKLVLERYVGPEFEVPTYYSNYQAYDADHPFNNPENWEAVPYRADKDIEAGDEINVTFKAVKAKAMRWRMERKADKKGVAIIEMTFLAPSELPQESTQSKILVDGKELPDFAENRQDYQVTYSGQRPKVSVEETDQVASTVVDSGDDSLPVLVRLVSESGKQVKEYRIQLTKEKPISEKTVAGEQEELPKLEFVENDLAYKTVEKKDSTLYLGETRVEQEGTVGKERIFTVINPDGSKEEKLREVVETPTDRIVLVGTKPGTSLPEDEVKNLVLNRPELVIEEETIDFKVQEQKNDQLPVGQTRVLQEGQKGIRVHLIEVENGKRTEKESYDKVMAQDRIVEVGTAVETTKPVPQESTKPQVSEKADTKEISSSEASQAQEEQLPNTGSAESQAALAAGLALLGLSAGLVATKGKKED, encoded by the coding sequence GTGACAGTAGAGTATGACAAAGGTTTCCCTAAAGCCCACAAAGTCACTTGGCAAGCCATTCCAAAAGAAAAACTCGACCACTATCAAACCTTTGAAATTCTAGGTAAAGTTGAAGGTCTGGATCTTGAAGCGCGTGCTAAAGTATCTGTAGAAGGCATCGTTTCAGTTGAAGAAGTCAGTGTGACAACTCCAATTGCAGAAGCACCACAATTACCAGAAAGCGTTCGTACCTACGATTCAAATGGCCACGTTTCATCAGCTAAAGTTACTTGGGATGCGATTCGTCCAGACCAATACGCCAAGGAAGGTGTCTTTACAGTTAATGGTCGCCTAGAAGGTACGCAATTAACAACTAAACTTCATGTTCGCGTATCTGCTCAAACTGAGAAGGGAGCAAACATTTCTGACCAATGGACCGGATCAGAATTGCCACTGGCCTTTGCTTCAGACTCAAATCCAACTGATCCTGTTTCAAACGTCAACGATAAATTGATTTCCTTTAATGACCGCCCAGCTAATCGTTGGACAAACTGGAACCGTACTAATCCAGAAGCTTCAGTTGGTGTCCTATTCGGAGATTCAGGTATTTTGAGCAAACGTTCAGTTGATAATCTAAGTGTCGGATTCCACGAAGACCACGGAGTTGGTGTACCGAAGTCTTATGTGATTGAATATTATGTCGGTAAGACCGTTCCAACAGCCCCTAAAAACCCTAGCTTTGTAGGTGAGGAAAACCATGCCTTTAATGATCCTGCAAACTGGAAAGAGGTAAGCAATCTCAAAGCACCAGCTCAATTAAAAGCTGGAGAAATGAATCATTTCAGCTTTGACAAGGTTGAAACCTATGCGGTTCGCATTCGTATGGTTCGACTTGATAGCAAGAAAGGAACGTCTATCACAGAAGTACAAATTTTTGCGAAACAAGTTGCGGCAGCTAAACAAGGACAAACGAGAATCCAAGTTGACGGTAAAGACTTAGCAAACTTCAACCCTGATTTGACAGACTACTACCTTGAGTCTGTAGATGGAAAAGTTCCTGCAGTAACAGCAAGTGTTAGCAACAATGGTCTCGCTACCGTAGTTCCAAGTGTTCGTGAAGGTGAGCCAGTCCGTGTCATCGCGAAAGCTGAAAATGGTGACATCCTAGGAGAATACCGTCTACACTTTACAAGCAATAAAGATTTGCTCTCTCGTAAACCAGTTGTCGCGGTCAAACAAGCACGTTTGGTACAAGTAGGTCAACCACTTGAATTGCCAACGAAGGTTCCGGTTTACTTCACAGGTAAAGACGGCTACGAAACAAAAGACTTGGCAGTTGAATGGGAAGAAGTTCCAGCAGAAAATCTGACAAAAGCAGGTCAATTTACTGTTCGAGGCCGTGTCCTTGGTAGCGACCTCGTTGCGGAATTCTCTGTACGAGTGACAGACAAACTTGGTGAGGCCCTCTCAGACAACCCTGACTATGATGAAAATAGTAACCAAGCCTTTGCCTCAGCAACTAATGATATTGACGACAGTTCTCATGACCGTGTTGACTATATCAATGATAGAGATCATTCTGAAAATCGTCGTTGGACAAACTGGTCTTCAACACCATCTTCTAATCCAGAAGTATCAGCGGGTGTGATCTTCCGTGAAAATGGTAAGATTGTAGAACGGACTGTTGCTCAAGCTAAACTTCACTTCTTTGCAGATAGTGGTACGGATTCACCATCTAAACTCGTTTTAGAACGCTATGTCGGTCCAGAGTTTGAAGTGCCAACCTACTATTCAAACTACCAAGCCTACGACGCAGACCATCCATTCAACAATCCAGAAAATTGGGAAGCTGTTCCTTATCGTGCGGATAAAGACATTGAAGCCGGTGATGAAATTAACGTTACCTTTAAAGCTGTGAAAGCCAAAGCCATGAGATGGCGTATGGAGCGCAAAGCGGATAAGAAGGGTGTTGCGATAATTGAGATGACCTTCCTTGCTCCAAGCGAATTGCCTCAAGAAAGCACTCAATCGAAGATTCTTGTAGATGGAAAAGAACTTCCTGATTTCGCTGAAAACCGTCAAGACTATCAAGTAACTTATAGCGGACAACGTCCAAAAGTTTCAGTTGAGGAAACAGACCAAGTTGCTTCAACAGTTGTAGATAGCGGAGACGATAGCCTTCCAGTACTTGTTCGTCTTGTTTCAGAAAGTGGAAAACAAGTCAAGGAATACCGTATCCAGTTGACCAAGGAAAAACCAATTTCTGAGAAGACAGTTGCTGGTGAACAAGAAGAACTTCCAAAACTCGAATTTGTTGAAAACGATTTGGCCTACAAGACAGTTGAGAAAAAGGATTCAACGCTGTATCTAGGAGAAACTCGTGTAGAACAAGAAGGAACAGTTGGTAAAGAACGTATCTTTACAGTGATTAATCCTGATGGAAGTAAGGAAGAAAAACTTCGCGAAGTGGTAGAGACTCCGACAGACCGCATCGTCTTGGTTGGAACTAAACCAGGAACCTCCCTTCCAGAAGATGAAGTGAAGAACCTAGTCCTTAACAGACCAGAACTTGTAATCGAAGAAGAAACAATTGATTTCAAGGTTCAGGAGCAAAAGAATGATCAGCTTCCAGTAGGTCAAACTCGTGTTCTCCAAGAAGGTCAAAAAGGTATCCGTGTTCACTTGATCGAAGTTGAAAATGGCAAGCGAACTGAAAAAGAAAGCTATGATAAAGTCATGGCTCAAGATCGCATTGTAGAAGTTGGTACGGCTGTTGAAACGACTAAACCAGTACCTCAAGAATCTACAAAACCACAAGTATCAGAAAAAGCAGATACAAAAGAAATCTCCTCAAGTGAAGCTAGTCAAGCTCAAGAAGAACAGTTACCAAATACAGGAAGTGCAGAAAGTCAAGCAGCTCTAGCAGCAGGTTTAGCTCTTCTTGGCTTGAGTGCAGGTCTAGTGGCCACTAAAGGTAAAAAAGAAGACTAG